One region of Candidatus Cloacimonadota bacterium genomic DNA includes:
- a CDS encoding efflux RND transporter periplasmic adaptor subunit, translating into MNKLGIISSVLIVLISACGKEDNNAPVRGARSDGSQVVMVEELSLRNIDEYVNVSGRLEGITDIVMSAESSGKILELYKKLGDYVNKGDRIGKLENEVLKIRLEQAEASFTSAESSLENAQNNLDYAVSAKERELISQAEYNTANAAFKAAKALFDGAKASLESARIAYNNSYLMAPESGRISQLNVSLGQFINMGAPVASITDGSTLILKTGVGESQISRIKVGQNAVVSHTGKTYPAKVQGFGIRPLATSANYPVELTMHGIKGLLPGMVVSAKIKTNTYKDMLYTSITNVVKEFDRNYVYVVSKNQEKTVANQRDVQLGRSISEFVEIVSGVEAGEQIVVSGGENLEDGSVVRIRD; encoded by the coding sequence TTGAACAAACTAGGAATAATTTCATCGGTGCTAATAGTGCTGATAAGTGCTTGTGGCAAAGAAGATAATAATGCGCCAGTGCGAGGGGCTCGCAGCGATGGTAGCCAGGTGGTAATGGTTGAAGAGTTATCATTACGCAACATTGATGAATACGTGAATGTTTCCGGCAGATTGGAGGGTATCACGGATATCGTTATGAGTGCCGAGAGTTCGGGTAAGATTCTTGAGCTTTATAAAAAACTTGGAGACTATGTAAACAAGGGTGACCGTATCGGCAAGCTTGAAAACGAAGTTTTAAAAATACGCTTAGAGCAAGCAGAAGCATCATTTACTTCTGCTGAGTCCAGCTTGGAAAACGCTCAGAATAATTTGGATTATGCGGTATCTGCAAAAGAAAGAGAATTGATTTCGCAAGCGGAGTATAATACGGCAAATGCTGCATTTAAAGCTGCTAAAGCATTATTTGACGGTGCCAAAGCTTCCCTCGAATCTGCCCGGATAGCATATAACAACTCTTATTTGATGGCGCCGGAAAGTGGACGTATATCGCAACTAAACGTTTCGTTGGGACAATTCATTAATATGGGTGCACCTGTAGCTTCTATTACCGACGGAAGCACTCTTATCCTCAAAACCGGAGTTGGGGAAAGCCAGATTTCCAGAATTAAGGTGGGACAAAATGCAGTAGTAAGTCATACTGGTAAAACCTATCCGGCAAAAGTACAAGGATTTGGTATTCGTCCATTGGCAACAAGTGCAAATTACCCCGTAGAGCTAACTATGCATGGTATAAAGGGGTTGCTGCCAGGTATGGTGGTTTCGGCAAAAATTAAAACTAATACCTACAAAGATATGTTATATACTTCCATCACCAATGTTGTTAAAGAATTTGATCGCAACTATGTATATGTGGTATCCAAGAATCAAGAAAAGACTGTAGCCAATCAGCGAGATGTTCAGTTAGGTAGGAGTATTTCTGAGTTTGTAGAAATTGTTTCGGGGGTAGAAGCTGGAGAACAAATTGTTGTGTCTGGCGGCGAAAACCTGGAAGATGGTTCGGTAGTGAGAATTAGGGATTAA